One region of Synechococcus elongatus PCC 11801 genomic DNA includes:
- a CDS encoding sigma-70 family RNA polymerase sigma factor, protein MGLGFPSPTSSDVRNDHDLWSELQQGQVAALASLYDRHASLVYGIALQVLGNPQEAEDLTQDIFIRLVDRQRSHYDPRRGSLRTYLAVLTRSRAIDRLRSRRTQAAAIDKVQSQLVQQQATIDPLISNLGAAETSTEVQQALAQLSESQQQVLRLAYYEGLSQADIAERLGEPLGTIKARARRGLLKLKQILEESVS, encoded by the coding sequence ATGGGCCTTGGATTTCCCAGCCCAACTAGCAGCGACGTCAGGAATGATCACGATCTGTGGTCAGAGCTCCAGCAGGGACAGGTTGCAGCCCTTGCCAGTCTCTACGATCGCCACGCCAGTCTGGTTTACGGTATTGCGTTGCAGGTTTTAGGCAATCCTCAAGAGGCAGAAGATTTAACGCAAGATATTTTCATCCGGCTGGTTGATCGCCAGAGGTCTCACTATGACCCCCGACGCGGATCACTCAGGACCTACTTAGCGGTACTGACACGCTCGCGGGCAATCGATCGTCTGCGATCGCGGCGCACTCAAGCGGCAGCAATCGACAAGGTGCAAAGTCAACTGGTACAACAGCAAGCCACGATCGATCCACTGATTAGCAACTTGGGAGCTGCTGAAACAAGTACCGAAGTGCAGCAGGCCTTAGCCCAACTTTCAGAGAGTCAGCAACAGGTTTTGCGGCTGGCCTATTATGAAGGACTCTCACAAGCGGACATTGCAGAACGGCTCGGTGAGCCTCTAGGAACGATCAAAGCAAGAGCCCGCCGCGGTCTGCTAAAGCTAAAGCAAATCCTTGAAGAGAGTGTGAGCTGA
- a CDS encoding YeeE/YedE family protein: MTSSDVQSLTPPRTLLPQWRLLWGTGAAVVAVAIAASLHGWRQSALLLLGAAIGAVLYHGRFGFSSGFRKLLQRQDGYPALMQLWLVALTCVAFAGVFSLGETLGWDLRPAIAPVGWAGLSGAFLFGIGMQLSRACGCGTLAAVGGGSYNLAITLGAFGIGAFVATLTRPLWSQLPAWEPWSFADKLGWGSALLLQLWVLLILAVVLWRWAPLPIVKSRRLWLAATAIALLYTATLLVDGQPWRVTWGLALTTAQAAQVLGWDPQSSVFWGRQLERLSSSLLADPSVITDLGLILGALSAAAYEGRWRWQGSLHPRAVSLAIAGGLSMGFGAFLAAGCNISAYLAGIASTSLHGWVWLGAALVGSWVGIRLRSRWQPEGATTRNG, translated from the coding sequence ATGACCAGTAGTGACGTTCAATCATTGACGCCACCCCGTACCCTGCTACCGCAATGGCGATTGCTCTGGGGTACGGGAGCAGCGGTGGTTGCTGTGGCGATCGCAGCGAGTCTGCATGGCTGGCGACAGAGTGCGTTGTTACTACTGGGGGCTGCGATCGGTGCCGTTCTGTACCATGGCCGATTTGGCTTCAGTAGTGGTTTTCGCAAACTCCTACAGCGACAGGATGGCTATCCTGCCCTGATGCAGTTGTGGCTGGTCGCACTGACCTGTGTGGCTTTTGCCGGTGTCTTTAGTCTGGGCGAGACGTTGGGCTGGGATCTGCGGCCAGCGATCGCTCCGGTTGGCTGGGCAGGGCTGAGCGGCGCATTCCTGTTTGGGATTGGCATGCAGTTGAGTCGTGCCTGTGGCTGTGGCACCCTAGCGGCGGTCGGTGGCGGCTCCTACAACTTGGCGATTACCTTGGGCGCGTTTGGCATCGGGGCGTTTGTTGCAACCCTGACTCGCCCTCTTTGGAGTCAATTACCTGCGTGGGAACCTTGGTCGTTTGCTGACAAGCTGGGCTGGGGAAGCGCATTGCTCCTGCAATTGTGGGTGCTGCTGATCTTGGCCGTAGTTTTGTGGCGCTGGGCACCCTTACCGATTGTCAAATCGCGGCGACTGTGGCTAGCGGCAACAGCGATCGCCTTGCTCTACACCGCCACGCTGCTCGTGGATGGCCAACCTTGGCGCGTCACTTGGGGGTTAGCACTGACCACTGCTCAAGCTGCTCAGGTTTTGGGTTGGGATCCCCAAAGTAGTGTCTTTTGGGGCCGGCAACTGGAACGCCTCAGCAGTAGTTTGCTTGCGGATCCGAGTGTCATCACCGATCTGGGATTGATTTTGGGAGCCTTGAGTGCGGCAGCCTACGAAGGGCGTTGGCGCTGGCAGGGGAGTCTCCATCCTCGGGCTGTCAGTCTGGCGATCGCGGGTGGCCTCAGTATGGGCTTTGGCGCGTTTCTTGCGGCCGGCTGCAACATCAGTGCCTATCTTGCAGGCATTGCCTCGACCAGTTTGCATGGCTGGGTCTGGTTGGGAGCAGCTCTGGTGGGTTCATGGGTTGGGATTCGGCTGCGATCGCGCTGGCAACCGGAAGGAGCCACAACCCGCAACGGATGA
- a CDS encoding sulfurtransferase has translation MSVRSLRWPRQKAFLAVVSVAVALLLALPGFFQPVAAAPSATVQFVSPAWVAERLNTNKLKILDVRTNPLAYIEGHVPGAVNIADSAYRGPNGFLPVQIWDAQKLADLFGRAGVKNSDSVLVYSDGNDILGATQVAYLLERSGVKDIAVLDGGYKGYKDAGFPVTKEYPRYSLVRFTPKDNREFRVDIKQVEQLIGKSTFVDPRPPALFSGEQQVFIRNGHIPGARNIPWPTFTEANNPNESLKNPHKLKPLSDLKAILEAKGVTPDKDVIVTCSTGREASLQYLVLKHLLKYPNVRIYEGSWTEYSASKLPVATGPDRS, from the coding sequence ATGTCCGTGCGATCGCTCCGCTGGCCGCGCCAAAAGGCGTTCCTAGCGGTTGTCTCTGTTGCTGTCGCGCTGCTCTTGGCCCTGCCAGGCTTTTTCCAGCCCGTAGCAGCGGCGCCCTCTGCAACTGTTCAATTTGTTTCTCCAGCTTGGGTTGCCGAACGGCTGAACACCAACAAGCTGAAAATCCTGGATGTCCGCACCAATCCCTTGGCTTATATCGAAGGTCACGTGCCGGGGGCTGTGAACATTGCGGACTCCGCCTATCGGGGTCCCAATGGCTTCTTGCCTGTGCAGATTTGGGACGCACAGAAGCTGGCTGATTTGTTTGGCAGAGCTGGTGTTAAAAACAGCGATTCTGTTCTTGTTTATTCAGACGGTAACGATATCTTGGGCGCGACCCAAGTGGCTTACTTGCTGGAGCGCTCAGGCGTTAAAGATATCGCTGTCCTCGACGGCGGCTATAAGGGCTATAAAGACGCTGGCTTCCCTGTCACCAAAGAGTATCCTCGCTACTCGCTAGTCCGATTCACGCCCAAGGACAATCGTGAGTTTCGGGTCGATATCAAACAAGTTGAACAGCTGATCGGCAAGTCCACTTTCGTTGATCCGCGTCCGCCTGCTCTGTTCAGCGGTGAGCAACAAGTGTTCATTCGCAACGGCCACATCCCTGGGGCTCGCAACATTCCTTGGCCAACCTTCACTGAAGCCAACAACCCCAACGAAAGCCTCAAAAACCCCCACAAGCTGAAGCCGCTTTCGGATCTGAAAGCGATCCTGGAAGCGAAAGGCGTCACGCCGGATAAAGATGTGATTGTCACCTGCAGCACAGGTCGTGAGGCCAGCCTGCAATACTTGGTTCTCAAGCACTTGCTCAAGTATCCGAATGTCCGCATTTACGAAGGGTCTTGGACGGAATACAGCGCCAGTAAGCTGCCTGTTGCCACCGGCCCCGATCGCTCCTAG
- a CDS encoding RNA recognition motif domain-containing protein produces MTIYVGNLSFRATEEDVREVFAEYGPVSRVSLPVDRETGRLRGFAFIEMEEDAHEDAAISELDGAEWFGRQLRVSKARPKDDRRPAARSGGYAEN; encoded by the coding sequence GTGACGATTTACGTTGGTAATCTTTCCTTCCGCGCGACCGAGGAAGATGTTCGGGAAGTGTTCGCAGAGTATGGCCCCGTCAGCCGGGTGAGCCTGCCTGTTGATCGTGAGACAGGTCGCCTCCGTGGCTTCGCTTTCATTGAAATGGAAGAAGATGCTCACGAAGATGCTGCCATCAGTGAACTCGATGGCGCTGAGTGGTTTGGTCGTCAGCTGCGCGTCAGCAAAGCGCGTCCTAAAGACGATCGCCGTCCGGCAGCCCGTAGCGGTGGCTACGCCGAAAACTAG
- the minC gene encoding septum site-determining protein MinC, translating to MSDFDVSTPAVDDQPQSEPEVSEAVTSEADAEQVIVSPIQLEAVGDRWQLQLPSAPTIGQEANAEGLTWLDLQQHLQQLLQGRENFWEAGTELHLYADSWLLDGRQLEWLSQQLDRVALKLTRITTQRRQTAVAAVSLGLSIEQPIAQPESWQPKSLTSAIAAPLYLKRTLRSGAEVRHNGSVIVVGDVNPGSSIVASGDILVWGNLRGIAHAGAAGNLEATIFALSLAATQLRIGDRLARLPSSQAAGYPEVAQVIDGQIQIRRADPGNK from the coding sequence ATGAGTGATTTCGACGTCTCGACGCCAGCCGTAGACGATCAACCGCAGTCTGAGCCAGAGGTCAGCGAAGCGGTGACGTCTGAAGCCGATGCCGAGCAGGTCATTGTTTCCCCGATTCAGCTAGAAGCCGTGGGCGATCGCTGGCAGCTGCAATTGCCGAGTGCACCTACGATCGGGCAAGAGGCTAATGCCGAGGGGCTCACTTGGCTGGATCTGCAACAGCATCTTCAACAGTTGCTCCAAGGACGCGAAAACTTTTGGGAAGCAGGGACAGAACTCCATCTCTATGCAGACAGTTGGCTGCTGGATGGCCGCCAATTGGAATGGCTGAGCCAACAACTGGATCGCGTGGCGTTGAAGCTGACGCGGATTACGACCCAGCGCCGTCAGACGGCAGTCGCTGCTGTCAGCTTGGGGCTGTCCATCGAACAGCCGATCGCTCAGCCTGAGAGTTGGCAACCCAAGTCTCTAACCAGCGCGATCGCTGCCCCGCTCTATCTGAAACGCACCCTGCGATCGGGGGCTGAGGTGCGTCATAACGGATCCGTGATTGTGGTCGGAGATGTTAATCCCGGCAGCAGCATTGTCGCCAGTGGTGACATCCTGGTGTGGGGTAACTTGCGGGGAATTGCCCATGCAGGTGCGGCGGGGAACTTGGAAGCCACAATTTTTGCCCTCTCGCTGGCAGCAACCCAGCTGCGCATTGGCGATCGCTTGGCAAGGCTGCCCAGTAGCCAAGCGGCTGGCTATCCTGAGGTTGCTCAAGTCATCGATGGGCAAATTCAGATTCGGCGAGCAGACCCCGGCAATAAATAG
- the cysS gene encoding cysteine--tRNA ligase — translation MTLSLYNTLTRQKQRFEPLQPGRVSLYCCGVTVYDYCHLGHARSYIVWDTLRRYLLWLGYQVRYVQNFTDIDDKILRRSRQEGTTMQAIADRYTQAYFEDMARLNILEADDYPRATHTLDGIQRLIAELEDKGFAYAADGDVYFSVRHFKDYGKLSGRKLDDLKAGASGRVGGEEESLKQDPFDFALWKAAKPEEPAWESPWGPGRPGWHIECSAMVRDRLGDSIDIHVGGADLVFPHHENEIAQSEAVTGHPLARYWLHNGMVNVGGEKMSKSLGNFTTIRQLLDQGGVAPMVLRLFVLQAHYRKPVDFTEEALQACQNGWETLQEGLRFGEHWGDRLGWTQPPTTDSELCDRFRAAMDDDLNTPAALAVLFELAKELRRQQNLLVHEGYLDGDAQQLHQHWVTLVQLAGVLGLEAEPEVAETSALNETAIEDWIAKRQAARQAKDFAEADRIRHYLADLGITLIDQAGGVTRWSRS, via the coding sequence ATGACCCTCAGCCTCTACAACACGCTCACTCGCCAGAAGCAACGCTTCGAGCCGCTCCAACCCGGCCGCGTGAGCCTCTACTGCTGTGGCGTCACGGTCTATGACTACTGCCACTTGGGCCATGCCCGTTCCTATATCGTCTGGGATACCCTGCGGCGTTATCTGCTCTGGCTGGGCTATCAAGTGCGCTACGTCCAAAACTTTACGGACATTGACGACAAAATCCTGCGGCGATCGCGCCAAGAAGGCACGACCATGCAGGCGATTGCCGATCGCTATACTCAGGCCTACTTCGAGGACATGGCGCGGCTCAATATTTTGGAGGCCGACGACTATCCTCGCGCCACCCACACGCTGGATGGCATTCAACGGCTGATCGCAGAACTGGAAGATAAGGGTTTTGCCTATGCCGCTGATGGTGATGTCTATTTTTCCGTGCGGCACTTCAAGGATTATGGCAAGCTCTCGGGTCGCAAGCTGGATGATCTCAAAGCCGGTGCTAGCGGACGAGTCGGGGGTGAAGAGGAGTCGCTGAAGCAAGACCCCTTTGACTTTGCGCTTTGGAAAGCAGCTAAGCCGGAGGAACCGGCTTGGGAATCGCCTTGGGGACCCGGTCGCCCTGGCTGGCACATCGAATGCTCGGCCATGGTCCGCGATCGCCTCGGCGACAGCATCGATATTCACGTCGGTGGCGCAGATCTTGTTTTCCCGCACCACGAAAACGAAATTGCCCAATCGGAAGCGGTCACCGGCCATCCCCTCGCCCGCTATTGGTTGCACAACGGCATGGTCAATGTCGGCGGCGAAAAAATGTCCAAGTCCTTGGGCAACTTCACCACGATTCGCCAGCTGCTCGATCAAGGTGGCGTTGCGCCGATGGTACTGCGGCTGTTTGTGCTGCAAGCCCACTATCGCAAGCCCGTCGATTTCACGGAAGAAGCCTTACAAGCTTGCCAAAACGGTTGGGAGACCCTGCAAGAAGGCCTCCGTTTTGGCGAACACTGGGGCGATCGCCTCGGCTGGACGCAGCCACCGACAACGGATTCTGAACTGTGCGATCGCTTCCGAGCGGCAATGGATGACGATCTCAACACGCCCGCCGCACTCGCCGTTCTGTTTGAACTCGCGAAGGAATTGCGCCGCCAGCAAAATCTGCTCGTCCATGAGGGCTATTTGGATGGCGATGCCCAGCAACTACATCAGCATTGGGTCACGTTGGTTCAACTCGCTGGCGTCCTAGGCTTGGAAGCAGAGCCAGAGGTGGCTGAAACGAGCGCCCTCAATGAAACCGCGATCGAAGATTGGATTGCCAAGCGCCAAGCGGCACGACAGGCCAAGGACTTTGCTGAAGCCGATCGCATTCGTCACTATCTTGCCGATTTGGGTATCACCTTGATCGATCAAGCAGGTGGCGTCACCCGTTGGTCCCGCAGCTAA
- a CDS encoding ion transporter, which produces MASEHWRSQLYQLVVETRSPQGRVFNLLIYLCTIASVLTVVLGSVQSWRQSYGSAFNGLEWGFTLIFSMDYCLRLIAAPHARRYAFSFFGLVDLITILPTYFSALLPGFNSLLILRSLQLLRIFRVLKLFRFAEEANQLWRSLRSSIRRITVFLCGVFILQLIIASLIFSIEGSEHGFDSIPKTLYWTIVTMTTVGYGDLTPQTPLGRLLASGIMLLGYGIIAVPSGFVAYDLAHLDTQKLLACHHCGAAIAVSDARFCHQCGQALTADVHSNSDV; this is translated from the coding sequence ATGGCATCGGAACACTGGCGATCGCAGCTCTATCAGCTCGTTGTAGAAACGCGATCGCCCCAGGGTCGCGTTTTTAATCTTCTGATTTACCTCTGTACAATCGCGAGCGTACTGACGGTCGTTTTAGGTAGTGTGCAGAGCTGGCGGCAGAGCTACGGTTCTGCTTTTAACGGACTGGAATGGGGATTTACCCTCATTTTCAGTATGGACTATTGCTTGCGATTAATCGCCGCACCGCACGCTCGACGCTATGCTTTCAGTTTCTTTGGACTGGTAGATTTAATTACAATTTTGCCCACTTATTTTTCAGCGCTTCTACCTGGCTTTAATTCACTATTGATTCTGCGATCGCTGCAGTTATTACGGATCTTTCGAGTTCTCAAACTTTTTCGCTTTGCAGAAGAAGCGAATCAACTCTGGCGATCGCTGCGCAGTAGCATCCGTCGGATTACTGTCTTTCTCTGTGGTGTTTTTATTCTGCAGTTGATTATTGCCAGCCTGATTTTTTCAATTGAAGGTAGTGAACATGGCTTTGACAGCATTCCTAAAACCCTCTACTGGACGATTGTGACGATGACGACTGTGGGGTATGGCGATCTCACCCCGCAAACTCCTCTGGGTCGGCTACTAGCTTCTGGAATCATGCTGCTGGGCTATGGGATCATTGCAGTCCCAAGTGGCTTTGTCGCTTATGACTTAGCCCATCTCGACACGCAAAAGCTCCTAGCCTGTCACCATTGTGGTGCTGCGATCGCCGTATCAGATGCGCGCTTTTGTCATCAGTGTGGGCAAGCACTGACTGCAGATGTGCATTCTAATAGTGATGTCTAA
- a CDS encoding CHRD domain-containing protein, with amino-acid sequence MPFFKLRLRSLAIALGTCLLLIGLHTGLPSTVTATALSTTPTTEIERSQPFIRPSLLADLQTTLSQAESSPLAQANVGEARQTYIAILKPQAVVPTAPETAARAVVGAVLVGDRLVIRANFRDLSSGFRDYVKDPVSPPNPNITSGFHLHRGNANQNGPFQYALAVTLDPSGISGSATGELTLSPEQKQALSDGLIYFDIHTTRNRGGELRGVLIPS; translated from the coding sequence ATGCCGTTCTTCAAACTGCGCTTGCGATCCCTTGCGATCGCCCTCGGTACCTGTCTTCTCCTGATAGGTCTGCATACAGGCCTACCCAGCACAGTCACTGCCACAGCCCTGAGCACAACGCCCACCACAGAGATCGAGCGATCGCAGCCTTTCATCCGGCCGTCGCTCCTTGCAGACTTGCAAACCACCCTGAGTCAAGCTGAGTCTAGCCCTCTGGCCCAGGCCAATGTGGGAGAAGCACGCCAGACTTATATCGCCATTCTGAAGCCGCAAGCAGTGGTTCCCACAGCTCCTGAAACTGCCGCAAGGGCAGTTGTTGGTGCAGTCTTAGTGGGCGATCGCCTTGTGATTCGAGCCAACTTTCGCGACCTTTCCAGCGGTTTCCGCGACTATGTAAAAGATCCTGTCAGCCCCCCCAACCCCAACATCACCTCAGGCTTCCACCTGCATCGGGGCAATGCCAATCAAAATGGGCCTTTTCAGTACGCTTTGGCTGTCACCCTTGATCCCTCAGGAATCAGTGGCTCAGCCACCGGTGAACTGACGCTTTCACCAGAACAAAAGCAAGCGCTGTCGGACGGCTTGATCTACTTCGACATTCACACCACACGCAATCGAGGTGGCGAATTGCGAGGTGTCCTCATTCCTAGCTAG
- a CDS encoding aspartate kinase has translation MALIVQKYGGTSVGSVERIKAVAQRITQTVADGNQVVVVVSAMGHSTDELLKLANAISSNPSRRELDMLLATGEQVSIALLSMALHEQNCEAISMTGAQVGIITEAHHSRARILEIDPQRLQSQLDAGRVVVVAGFQGIASSDRTALTEITTLGRGGSDTSAVALAAALNADRCEIYTDVPGILTTDPRLVPEAHLLEEITCDEMLELASLGASVLHPRAVEIARNYGVRLVVRSSWTQEPGTGVVAPPRRSDRSLQGLEIGRPVDGIALDADQAKVALLHVPDRPGIAASLFGEMAQRGVNVDLIIQSIHEGNSNDISFTVSQADLEKAEAGTTQLLADLGGEQQSEAAVAKVSISGVGIVGRPGIAAQMFSALAQNGINIQMISTSEVKVSCVIAAADQERAIAALQESFEIEEAIASDSAEDCTTDLPAVRGVALDRDQARLAILNVPDLPGMAATIFQILADRQISVDMIVQSQRCRIHNGQPCRDIACTLPPADAELAAAALQAFADQHGCSLEIQTEIAKVSIVGSGMVQQPGVAAQMFAALANHGINIHMIATSEIKVSCIVDASQAVEALQTVHAAFDLAGDRRIEVPA, from the coding sequence ATGGCTCTGATTGTTCAAAAATACGGTGGGACCTCGGTCGGCAGCGTCGAACGAATCAAGGCTGTTGCCCAGCGCATCACCCAAACTGTTGCTGACGGTAATCAAGTCGTGGTCGTGGTTTCGGCCATGGGTCACAGCACGGATGAACTGCTGAAACTGGCGAATGCGATCAGTTCCAATCCCAGCCGGCGCGAGCTGGATATGCTGCTGGCCACTGGAGAGCAAGTCTCGATCGCGCTGTTGAGCATGGCGCTGCATGAGCAGAACTGCGAAGCCATCTCCATGACTGGCGCACAGGTCGGGATCATCACGGAAGCGCACCACAGCCGTGCCCGCATTCTGGAAATTGACCCGCAACGGCTACAAAGCCAACTGGATGCTGGTCGGGTTGTCGTCGTCGCTGGCTTCCAAGGCATTGCTTCTAGCGATCGCACCGCACTAACGGAAATTACAACGCTGGGACGCGGCGGTTCAGATACCTCTGCTGTTGCTTTGGCAGCCGCACTCAATGCCGATCGCTGCGAGATCTATACAGATGTGCCCGGAATTCTGACCACCGATCCGCGCCTTGTTCCCGAAGCGCACCTGCTCGAAGAAATCACCTGCGACGAGATGCTGGAGCTAGCCAGCTTGGGTGCGAGTGTCCTTCATCCCCGTGCCGTCGAAATTGCCCGCAACTATGGTGTCCGCTTGGTGGTGCGCAGTAGTTGGACGCAGGAACCTGGAACCGGCGTTGTTGCGCCACCGCGTCGCAGCGATCGCTCCTTGCAAGGGCTAGAAATTGGTCGCCCCGTTGATGGCATTGCGCTAGATGCCGATCAAGCTAAAGTGGCGCTGCTACACGTGCCCGATCGCCCTGGGATTGCCGCTAGTCTGTTTGGCGAAATGGCGCAGCGCGGCGTTAATGTCGACTTGATTATCCAGTCGATCCACGAAGGCAATAGCAACGATATCTCCTTCACCGTCAGCCAAGCGGATCTGGAGAAGGCGGAGGCAGGCACTACGCAACTCCTCGCAGATCTAGGCGGTGAACAACAGTCGGAAGCAGCGGTCGCCAAGGTCAGCATTAGCGGCGTTGGTATCGTCGGTCGTCCGGGTATTGCTGCCCAGATGTTCAGCGCGCTGGCCCAGAACGGCATCAACATCCAGATGATCTCGACCTCAGAGGTCAAAGTCAGCTGTGTGATTGCGGCCGCCGATCAGGAACGGGCAATCGCGGCTCTGCAAGAGAGTTTTGAAATCGAAGAGGCGATCGCGTCTGACTCTGCAGAGGACTGCACGACCGATCTGCCCGCAGTACGGGGTGTAGCTCTCGATCGCGACCAAGCCCGCTTGGCGATTCTCAATGTGCCGGACTTACCTGGCATGGCCGCCACGATCTTCCAAATCTTGGCCGATCGCCAAATTAGCGTCGATATGATTGTGCAATCGCAGCGCTGCCGCATTCACAATGGTCAGCCCTGTCGCGATATTGCCTGCACGCTACCGCCTGCTGACGCAGAACTAGCTGCTGCTGCTCTACAAGCCTTTGCGGATCAGCATGGCTGCAGCCTCGAAATTCAGACTGAGATTGCCAAGGTCAGCATTGTTGGCTCAGGCATGGTGCAGCAGCCCGGCGTCGCTGCGCAAATGTTTGCCGCCTTGGCAAATCACGGCATTAACATCCACATGATTGCGACTTCCGAAATTAAGGTCAGCTGTATTGTCGATGCCAGCCAAGCGGTAGAAGCTCTGCAAACCGTTCACGCTGCTTTTGATTTAGCAGGCGATCGCCGGATTGAGGTTCCCGCTTAG
- a CDS encoding PBP1A family penicillin-binding protein: MSDRPQPAPTVLKRLTQLVTQVQRRAKFDNLSLREPDKVPQLIVRQGDRQQAYPLLGDYYRLGRGSDCDIPINSPIVSKLHLSLSRSGRERGNFILQDENSTNGVFWRGRRVECLELQHNDRIYLGPPELTDRVELHYEHAPPAWQNRLKQAVAVTTAAVGAIAIGIVLEASRVSVRSLGTVQGPIAAYAADGEPLQTLRSSSHVELPTLSDFSPVLPKALLASEDSRFYWHLGVDPYGTARAIVSNFRSGEVREGASTLTQQIARSLFSDYVGREDSIGRKIREAILALKLEFFYSKDELLRTYLNRVYLGVGYGFEDAAQIYFGKSARDLSIAESALLVGLLPSPNGFSPCTNLAAAQRQKNGVIERMQSLGFITEEEARTARRSPIVIQPDACQTSSRITAPYYYGAVVEELAQLLGDAVVEEGNFAVETSLNPAMQTAAERSLQALISQSGGVKQGAIVTIDSRNGEIRALVGGVDYQASQFDRATQAYRQPGSTFKVFAYAAALEQGISPRRIYDCSPLFWQGQQFQGCERSSGSIDLYRALAQSENSVALRVAQDVGLDAVVKMAREFGVKADLQPVPGLVLGQSEVTLLEMTSAFAAIANEGRWMPPHAIRRIYDSSRCTTAEQRRSCTLTFDIQQQPRRDRQVISAETAATLTAMLQEAVQSGTGGAAAIGYGAAGKTGTTNDGVDLWFIGYVPSRHLVTGVWLGNDDNQPTGNSSSLAAQLWGNYMAQLLR, translated from the coding sequence ATGAGCGATCGCCCGCAACCGGCACCCACCGTCTTGAAACGCCTCACGCAATTGGTGACGCAGGTTCAGCGGCGTGCCAAATTCGACAATCTCAGCCTGCGCGAACCGGACAAAGTTCCGCAGCTGATCGTCCGTCAGGGCGATCGCCAGCAGGCTTATCCGTTGTTGGGAGACTACTATCGCTTAGGTCGCGGTAGCGACTGTGACATCCCCATCAACAGCCCGATCGTCAGCAAGTTGCACCTAAGCCTCAGCCGTTCGGGTCGGGAGCGAGGTAACTTTATTCTTCAAGACGAAAATTCAACGAATGGGGTGTTCTGGCGGGGGCGTCGGGTTGAGTGCCTTGAACTCCAGCACAACGACCGGATTTATTTGGGACCTCCCGAGCTGACCGATCGCGTGGAGCTGCACTACGAGCATGCGCCGCCGGCTTGGCAGAATCGCTTAAAGCAGGCGGTTGCAGTCACCACCGCAGCGGTGGGAGCAATCGCGATCGGCATTGTTCTGGAAGCTAGTCGTGTTTCGGTGCGATCGCTGGGCACTGTGCAAGGCCCCATCGCTGCCTATGCTGCAGATGGCGAACCGCTGCAAACCCTGCGCAGCAGCAGCCACGTTGAATTGCCGACCCTGTCTGACTTTTCACCGGTCCTTCCCAAAGCACTGCTCGCTTCTGAAGACAGCCGCTTTTACTGGCATTTGGGAGTGGATCCCTACGGTACAGCCCGAGCGATCGTCAGTAACTTTCGCAGTGGTGAGGTACGTGAAGGGGCAAGCACTCTCACCCAGCAAATTGCCCGTAGCTTGTTTAGCGACTACGTTGGGCGCGAAGATTCGATTGGCCGCAAGATCCGCGAGGCTATCCTGGCGCTAAAGCTGGAGTTCTTCTACAGCAAAGATGAGCTGCTGCGCACCTACCTCAACCGGGTCTACCTTGGGGTTGGCTACGGTTTTGAAGATGCTGCTCAGATCTACTTCGGCAAATCGGCTCGCGATCTCTCGATTGCTGAATCAGCTCTTTTAGTGGGGTTGTTGCCTTCTCCCAATGGCTTCAGCCCTTGTACCAACCTTGCTGCTGCCCAGCGCCAAAAAAATGGCGTGATTGAGCGCATGCAGTCTCTGGGCTTCATTACCGAGGAAGAGGCCCGTACAGCTCGGCGATCGCCCATTGTTATTCAACCTGACGCTTGCCAAACCAGCAGCCGCATTACAGCCCCTTACTACTACGGGGCTGTTGTCGAGGAACTCGCCCAGTTGCTCGGTGATGCAGTGGTTGAGGAGGGCAATTTCGCGGTTGAAACCAGCCTCAATCCCGCCATGCAGACTGCGGCTGAACGGTCCTTGCAGGCTCTTATCTCCCAATCAGGCGGTGTCAAACAAGGGGCGATCGTGACCATCGACAGTCGCAATGGTGAAATTCGGGCACTGGTCGGTGGTGTGGATTACCAAGCTAGTCAGTTCGATCGCGCAACCCAGGCCTATCGCCAGCCTGGATCGACCTTTAAGGTGTTTGCCTATGCGGCAGCCTTAGAGCAGGGCATCTCACCACGGCGAATCTACGACTGTTCTCCCTTATTTTGGCAAGGCCAGCAATTCCAAGGCTGTGAGCGCAGCAGCGGCAGCATCGATCTCTATCGGGCCTTGGCCCAGTCGGAAAATTCAGTGGCACTGCGGGTTGCCCAAGATGTGGGGCTCGATGCAGTGGTCAAGATGGCGCGTGAGTTCGGGGTGAAAGCAGATCTGCAGCCGGTGCCTGGTTTGGTCTTGGGGCAAAGTGAAGTCACACTGCTAGAAATGACCAGTGCCTTTGCCGCGATCGCCAATGAAGGACGTTGGATGCCACCCCATGCGATTCGTCGCATCTACGACAGCAGTCGTTGTACAACGGCTGAACAACGTCGTAGCTGTACACTCACCTTCGACATTCAGCAGCAACCTCGCCGCGATCGCCAAGTGATCTCAGCCGAGACCGCGGCCACACTGACAGCCATGTTGCAGGAGGCTGTGCAAAGTGGTACTGGCGGAGCTGCTGCAATTGGCTACGGTGCGGCCGGCAAAACCGGCACGACGAATGATGGTGTCGATCTCTGGTTTATTGGATACGTCCCGTCGCGCCATCTAGTAACAGGTGTTTGGTTGGGCAATGACGATAACCAGCCAACGGGTAACAGTAGCAGCCTCGCAGCGCAACTTTGGGGCAACTACATGGCGCAGTTGCTGCGCTGA